tttactgaaaaatattattccataaataaattaaacagaCAGTTTATGATGTTACcgacaactttgtttttaggtTATAAATGACTTGCAATTAGCTTCTTCATGTATCGTGAACAATATTTGAGGAATGGGCCTTTTGTGTGTTTAGAAAAAGTCTTGTCTCGGAAGTCAACTCATAAAAAAATggtagcaaaaaaaattatttgcatttatattttttgtttggtgaaTGACAACGATTGCGTTCCTGTGAGTAAGCCATGGACTACATCCTAACTTATGTATAAATTCTAATTACTTTGCTGCCATATAAGAAAACGACCATTGTAAACTTAGGAACCCTATCCAGtgaaacatttggaaaataatatttttttgatgGGCATATATTcatctcaaaaacacacaaaattttGTGGCTATAATTTGAGCAACTATATTATTTACTTTGCGGATTAATTTTTGTATGTGCCTAATAAGGCGTTCTGAAGGACAATTAGAATGTATGTTTtgaaaacttcacacaggcggggccgggaacgaacccgggtcctcagaactgtgaggccaatgctttccacctgatccaccgtgccgccctgaacATAATAATGTAAATGGAAATTATTCTTGAAAAGAGCAGTGTGCACAGCAAAAGAGTTTATGTACTTTTGGATatcaacccatccatccatcaattttccagccggcttatcctcactagcatCCTGGAGCGTGTCCTACCTATCTTTAGGGAGGAAGTGGGGAACACCTTGAAACAAtcgcagggatttgaacccaagtcctcagaactgtgaggcagatgctctaaccggtcattcagaaagaaagaaaaaaagaaagaaagatattCCCCAACAAAGGTGGGCACTTGTCAAGTCTAGTCGTCTTGATGCTCCACGGTACGTATTTAGTTTTACTGTACTCCACCTGAGCTCCCAACACTGAAAAGGGCGTAGTTGGTAACTCAACAGTCATGCGTTTATTTGGAGAGCATCAAAGAATCAAATGCCATCATGAGGATCAATACAAGAGCGGGTACGTGAGTTCAGAGTGCAACTAAAACCGTAGCcagtgacaaaaaacaaaacaaaatcaaaacagaTAGTTAGGTGTAATGCTTTCAAATGTTGTCGTTTTTGGTTTTAAAGCCACAAACAGCGAGAACATCATCACGCGAAAAGAGGCAATTCGTGCCGTACTATTTAATGTTAGCAATTTAgcaccgaaaggaaaagaagtagcgCTTAAGATGTTGAAGTGACAGCTTGGGTCAACGTTGGAAGACAGTTTTGAATGTAACCTGATTTCCTTGAAGGCACCATGAAATCAAATTGAAGTGCGAGTGACAGAAGAAACCTTCTCCCGTCGTATGTTAATGCAGCTCTTGGGCTGGTCGTCGGACAGGTAAACTCCTGTATTTATGTCCGGATTGTGTTCGTTATTCGATGACTTTGGCAGGATCGCTCACATTCCGAAATAGCGAAGAGCAGCAGGTGCATGTGAATGGCGCTCCAGGTCAAACTTAAAGTTCTCTCCGTATGCCAGGCACAATGGCGGACTGGGAATCTGCTCGACAGGCATAGAGCCATTTACGAAAGCAGGAATGAATGAAACGCCCTTTCCCGATGTTTTCCACTGTCAACAGTAGTGTGTAGCGAGACCCCCGTTCGTGGTGCGAAGGAAATACCTGAAAGTGAACTTGAAGCGTTGGCTCGAACGAACTCTGGGAGTATCTCATTGGGGAAAGACGCAGAATCAACAAGGACACGCCGAGAGGGAATGGAGAACAACAAGACGACCAGCTCGTCCAGCTACACAGCCAAAGACAGAGTGAACAGGTAAGTTGCTTGTTAGTTCATTGTCCCTAACGCACAGTTTTCACGGTTGTGCAAACTCGGGATGTCATGTTCAGTTGGCTGCTGGATCTACTCTTGGCTGTCGTAATGGTAACCTGACCAAACTTTGGGAAATTCCTCTTTGTGAACCTTTTTCCTTGAACTATGACTTGTATTTCAAGCTGCGGAAtgactgaaagaaagaaaaacttgtCTAATATGCGCGAGACACAACAAGCAGATGTCAACATTTTAATCAGCGTTTATACAGAATTCTGTTTCCACTTACCTTGTCAGAAAAGCATTAGTCACAACTTGTTTgttgcagaatttttttcacattaattgCCACTGCAAAGTAGAACTACAAcgttttgaattttattttattttttaccgcAAGCGAAATAGCTTCCTATCCCAACATATGCCACCACTCTTATCTCTTTCAACTGTTTTGGCAATCAGGACCTTATTTACACATCCTTGACgtttaaatacaattttgtcatttacacCTCGTCAGGTGAcattcacaaaaacatgaacgtATTCAAAACATATATGTGAGTACACAGCTTCTCTCCTTCAGACAAGTATTGACTCTAGTTAAAGGTTTAAGATAAGGCAGCTTATCATGTTACCTAATCATCTTAAAGACACGGCCACTCTCACTGTACTACTACTTCACGGTTCCTAGAATACCACACTAACATTACATGAAGTAACTGTCTTAATTTATCACACAGGGTGGATCCATATGGCTTTGAGCATCCAGAAGGCTTTGACTATGAGTCGTATGAAGAGCTGATGTCTGAGTATCTTGTTGTGCTCACTCAGAGGTCCATCAAGTGGTCCAAACTACTGAAAACCAAACGCAAGGTGCAGAGGAATGTAAAATGTGAGTGCCAAACATGCGAGTGTCACAACGAGCGTTTCGTGCACACACTAAACTTCCATTTTCCTTCCACTGAAGTAAAGCGTTATATACGTAAGGGGGTACCCAATGAGCATCGGGCTATGATCTGGATGGTGGCTAGTGGAGCTCGAGAGCAGTTTGAGAAGAACCCAGGCTACTATCAGGCCCTACTTGAAGCCCAGCATGACCCCAATTTGGTGGAGCCCATCTGCACTGGTCGGCCTGTAGTGATTTTCATTCATGCTGAACCGTGTGCAAGACTTTtgattgattcttttttttttttttattgtttttttttattatttaaatagaCTTAAACAGAACATTTCCCGATAATGTGCAGTTTCGGAAGACATCGAACCCTTGTCTGCAGAAGGCTTTATACAATGTACTACGGGCTTATGCTCACCACAATGCTGCTGTGGGTTACTGTCAGGTAagatagaaaacaaaaaaaaattgcgtacaatattcaaatctttttttacatGTCTGCTAAAATATTCTTAATAACCAGCACCTTTTTCCAACTTAATGTAAATCGACTTAAAGCAATTGTTACATCTCATCCAGTGTACTGTTAAAGCCTCTGAATGATCACAAAAATGAGCCTATAAAGCAATATTAGTGTATAGCACAATTTAGGAGTGTTCAATAAAGGGCGATGTAAAGCAGTTCAACACAGAAACtcatcaaaatgtattcattaacATCATAGCTTTGTACAGTTTATCCATTTAAATGTGCCTACGTCATTCTTATTTATGTACTGCATTTGAATTGGAAATGTATTCCACCACAGCattgaaggcttttttttttttttttgcattgcaaaTATGCATTTCAGGTTGCTTTATGCCCCCTTGTCTCTTATGGTTTATGCAGTTATTTGGTTGTGTAAACGTCTGTTTGTTTTGGTCTCAGGGTATGAATTTTATAGCTGGCTATTTGCTTATTGTcacaaaagatgaagaaaagtcTTTCTGGCTGATGGATGCACTCCTTGGCAGAATCTTACCAGGTTTGGAGTTCTCCCTGCCTGCAGTATTTGTCACTGTGTGTTACTGTTGCTATTGCCTACTCAGTGATGTGCACGTCTGACGGCAGACTACTACAGTCCGGCCATGCTCGGCTTGAAGATAGACCAGGAGGTTTTGGGGGAGCTGGTGAGAGTCAAGTCCCCAAGAGTGTGGAAGGCTATGGTGGATAATAACGTCATGTGGACTCTTGTGGCGTCTCGATGGTTCATCTGTCTCTTCATAGACATTCTGCCTGTGGAGGTGAGGTGCTAGTTAAGTCTTGTGATACTGTATTACTCGCTCAAGGTGAGAATACTTCATAAAGTGCAGTTTTATGTTTGTATTGTTGTAATACTGACCAATTTTTGTTGGATTGATAAAGACACTTGTCATGTAATTTTGTGGCGCTGAATTCAAACATGTCTGGTTTTTCTTTCCTTAAAGCTAAAGATTTGCAAttcagtgttttattttgtgaactTTGCATTCCTACCACAAATGGCAAGGTTTATCATATAAAAGACACAAAGTCAATAACAGCGGTCCTCTACTCTGATTGCACCTAGGGTCGTATTATGATGAGATCATTAAACAAACGtgaatatcagacaaatataacccaagtggtTCAGTTTCTTCTTTGAagtgatttgatttatttattatttatttagggGGGCAAAAAAGCTATTCAAAGATGCATCAATAGGGACTTGTGAGGGACAGATCTTCAAAGTTCACCGTTATAGTAATCATAATTGTTTAATGCATAACACGCTATGTCTAAGTTGTCAGTATTGTTATTTTATAACCAGCTGGATGCTCTCAATGACTTTCTTGTATTGCAGACAGTCTTAAGAATTTGGGATTGTCTGTTCTATGAAGGCTCGAAAATCCTGTTCCGTGTTGCGCTGACACTGATTCATCACCACAGAGTTGTAATTGAACAAGGCCAGTCCCTGCCAGACATCTGCCAAATCTTCAAACAGATCACACGTGGACCATTTGTGGAGGAATGCCACCCTTTCATGCAGGTAAGTAAGACAAGGCGGAgccaaagacacaatggagaaaaaaaaaaaaaagttaatcctTTCAtccagtttatatatatatatttttgtcttagAAAATCTTCACTGAGCCTGGAAGTCTCTCCATTGCAACGTTGACTAAGCTCAGAGCAGCGTGTCGAGCGCGTATCATTTCTGAGgagaaaaaatgattttttttttctccttcttttttaaatattccacTGGAAGAAGGACCAAACAACTTGATGTACCTTAACCTCCATGTCTTGTCTTTAACACCATTTCACTACTAttaaaacctaaatgtaaaaatatgataatgttatatTGATAGCTGTCATTGTTTATTCATAGTTGAGACTTTCTTCTTTGTTAGCATGTACTGTAAGCACATCCAAGTGACAGAcccaatcaattttttttggttattcttgttaaattataatttcctttttttggggaggggggttgaTGAAATGATAACTGACACTGTGTGTGCAAAATGAATGTGAACTGTAAAATGTCCCATAAATTTCAGGATCTTACATTTCACGTAGCCTGTGTCTTGTTCACCTTTACCTAACATAAATAGAGGACTCCTGCTTATGTGATTCCAGGACTGTCGTGTCTGTTGTGTGTGATTCTCAAGTCAGATACAGTGAGGCAAATGAGTATTTAGTTAGTAGGTTCTCCCATTTAAAATGATGAGAGGCTTGTGAttttcatcttagatgaacctCATCTCTTACAGACAAaatgaggaagaagaaaaaaaatccagaaaatgattttatttaaataatatattaGCAAATTAAAGTGGGGGAAGAAATGGTCAATAATGAAACTTTATATCAATACTTTGTTGGCAAAGACAGAGGTCAGTTGTCTTCACAAGATTTCGAAAGTTTCAAAAGTCTTCACAAGATTTTCACACACTGTTGCTGGTATTTTAGCCCATTCCTCCATGTAGATGATCTCTTGATCAGTGATGTTTTGGGCCTGTCACTGGGCAACGAagactttcaactccctccaaagattttcaatgggGTTAAGAGCTGGAGAGTGGCTAGGGCACTACAGGACCATCAAATGCTTcctatggccccgtcacaccatgacgttctggtcaacgttctctgaacatttcaaccgttctatttttcagcgttctcaaatgaggatgacacatctggcgtgtgattaacgtgtgtctaacgcacgagaagcgtgtaacagcgactaaataagatacccctaaaaaccattagcgtgtgctaacgtgtcactggcgcacgacgagcgatttgtcaacgttagacgagcatGTGACTAAAGGGGTGAATAACGAGAGAATAGCGTGTAATTTTTaaagtggaacgggaacgaaaatgTCGTAAATTTCatacttcagttgttctcgtgagtttgaacagtcactatcatgccgcctagacgaaaagaaggtggggtgcggacttcagcaactagcgctgcaagtacgaatgcaaagcatcggtttatatagccatatgcatggacgttcgggaaacgctcgaatgacgctcaatggatgcCAAAGGGCGTTCGTTTGattttagttacacgctgtgtgcgctaggggattgttcagtggtcgttgacaggtcgccagtgagtcgttcactgcaaagcaaacgattaagtaacaaccaagtaacgctagagtaaaaactgactaacgatagccaaacgcgtgcaacactCGGCGAACGATAGTAAAaagttccacgaacgttcttgaacgttctgcatttaaaattaaatgttgatgaacgctggtcttggtgagaacttttgtgcatgttccaaactttttttccgaatcggcgttctccgccgattcccaacgatcattgacgttcactagcgttcaaacaacgctcttctggcgctatcccggcgaccatgggcgactaccaacgtttcctcaaacgctatagaacgctgatcagaacgtcatggtgtgacgggacCATTACAAAGCATCTTGTTGCCCTGGTGGTGTGTTTGGGATCagtgtcatgctgaaagacccagcaacaTTTCATCTTCACTGCCCTTGCTGAGGAAAGGACATTTTCACTTAAAATCTCATGATACAATCTTTCCTTTACACTGATCAGTCgccctttgcagaaaaacagaccCAAAGCCTGATGTttccacccccgtgcttcacagtaggtatgATGTTCTTTGGATGCAACCCAACATTCTTTCTCCTCCAAGCACAAGAACTTGAGTTTTtatcaaaaatgtctattttggtttcatttgacaTTCTCCCAATCCTCTTTTGAATCATCCGAATGCTTGCTAGCAAACTTCAGACGGGCCCAGACATAtcgatttaagcaggggaacaaaTCTGGGACTGGAGGATTTGAGTCTCTGGTAGCCTTTGTTATtttggtcccagctctctgAAGGTCATTCACTTGCTCCTCTGtgtggttctgggatttttgctcaCCATTCTTAGGTTCATTTTGACCTTGCGGGGTGAGCTCTTGTGTGGAGCAACAAATTGAGGGAGATTACCTTTGGTCTTGTGTGTGCTCCATTTTCTCATAATTGCTCCCACATCTGATTTGTTCCACCAAGATGCTTACCTATTGGAGATTATAAATTTTCACAGCCTGGTGGACTTAGTTTTGGGGtcatttgacagctctttggtcttggccatagtGGAGTTTGGTGTGACTGTTTTGAGGTTGTGGACAGGCTAAGTTCAAAGAGATGCCATTAATACATGCAATGAGTTGAGGACAGAGGGCCATAAAAAGGTTACAGGTCTGTGAGAGCCAGAAATCATGCTTCTTTGTAAATGACCAAATATTTTCCACTGTAATTTTCTTATGAATTCTTTAAATATCAGACAGTGACATTCTGGATTTTGTCTCTCATAGTTGATGTACTATAAGCCTATGATGGAAATTACAGGCCTCTGTCATATttttaagtggaagaacttcCACAATTAGTGGCTGCCTACTTTTGTGCCCCACTGTATTGTCAAAAATAATGTGGGTACTGATCTTAATTCGGTTTCCTCTGTGTAACACATTTGGTTGAATGAAGCACAGAATACAACAAATCCTAAATGCACTCTTGCACCATATCCTCAAAAGAAATCACcaccaaaatgtttattatcttTCAGTAGTACGCACAATGGAAATACTGTATGACTTTAAAACATTTCCTATAAAAATAACGATCAAATTACGACAGTTCATATGAACACTTTTTGTTGATGTTGAGGATTATCAGCAATAGAAAACACACCCACAAGGCAGACTTTGTTGGCCCACCGCAcatactggtttaaaaaaataaagaacaaaaagcATACTATGTTTACGATCAAAAAGCAATGCAGCACAAATCTTCACTGCAAAGCATTGTGGGGGGAGAAGCATCTGAGCGTTGGTGAACTTGCTAATGGGAGACACACCCTATTAACTCGTTGGTAACATTTGAAAGGACACATTCTTAGCTGTCCATcttacaaaaatgttaaaaaaataaaaatatccttCGGTTCATAATATTACCTCTCTGTCTGAACTCATCGGGAAAGAAATGATCTCAATTTACaaacttgaaaacaaaacaatcgtGCAAATATAatctcaaagataaaaacattccaaaaacaaggtTAACATGCAACCTCTATCATGGACTCAGGCTTGATGCATAGTTGCATTTGACTTTTCATTATCATCTCAGGAAATAAAATTGAAAGAGAAAATTAATATCCAAATATTATGAAACAACATGCAGACAGCAACACTTGTTTCCACTGACTAATGCTTTTGTCTGCAGTTTTGCCGTCTCATTGTTAAACTTCACACTTGTCCTGTCATGTTGCTTTCTGAAGAAGGTTCTGTTCAGATGGTCTGGTATCCAGCCTGGCTCCTCTTCCGACCTATTAGATATGCGATGAGGACTATCAGGACGAGGCCGGCAAGGGCTGCTCCAACAATGATGGGGATGAGCATCTGGTCTTGATCCATCTGACAATCCTCCGCTTAACGTGGAAAAATATAGTTTAGATTCGTGTTAAGGCGTGCACGAGTGTCTTTGGCACAACTTCGAGTAAGTCATTTTGAAAGGTTTTCTTTTATGGCTGAccaataaaaatatgtaaatacataTGTTATTTTGTGTTCAACGAGAAAATTCAAATGACAGTGACAAGCTCATTTGTTGGGGAGAAAATTGAACAAATGTAAGGCTGAAGTTTGTTATATAAATTAAAAGTGTATTATGTTTCTCTCAGCAGCACAGTGGTGCCtctggttagatcgttggcctcacagttctggaccGGCCTTTTTGACCCAGCCTCCAAAAAGAATCAGAATTGAGAATCATTTGGAACtggaatcaaaataaaaaaatctgaacaagaatcgctcaaattcaaatgatgctCAAACCCACTGCCACGGAGACAGTTAGTGACTCATGTTGCGTTGACGCCAGacgcaaaacaaacatttgcctcTGTAGTTTTAGGTATTGTAATGTCGCCATGTCAGACATAGCTCATCAGTATCAGGGGTGATGAAAAACAGCGTGTAACAAGCATCCCCCCTCCACTCCTTAGGACCATAACAGTAGAAAACAACAAGAATGGGGAACTCAATGTGAAAGGAAGTACctcttaaaaagaaagaaaaaaaaagtgggtccAGAACCACATGTTGACTGGGTTTTATGCTTGCGTCATGAAAATATCCTGTTTCAGAGGTTTTAGTTTAGTGACAGGCTTTTGGTTCATAaccaaaaatacacttttgggTCAATTTTAGATTAAATTTTTCAGTGGCTAAAAGCTTGGTGCATCAGTCAAAGAAATCAAATTGGCATCTATACCTCTGGCAAATTTGTTGATGGTGACGCCAAAGGGTTGAAGCTGCAGCCTGAATGTGTTAAGAGAGAAGCTTGGCACCACAGCCAGAGTTTGCTCTGCATCACACAAGTAGGAGCGTCCCAGGGTAGTTCGCAGGTAGTCAAGACTGCTGTTACTCGCTGAAAAGGGAGCTGGACAGAGAATTTCTCTT
The DNA window shown above is from Syngnathoides biaculeatus isolate LvHL_M chromosome 3, ASM1980259v1, whole genome shotgun sequence and carries:
- the grtp1a gene encoding growth hormone-regulated TBC protein 1-A isoform X2 translates to MLHVVCSETPVRGAKEIPESELEALARTNSGSISLGKDAESTRTRREGMENNKTTSSSSYTAKDRVNRVDPYGFEHPEGFDYESYEELMSEYLVVLTQRSIKWSKLLKTKRKVQRNVKLKRYIRKGVPNEHRAMIWMVASGAREQFEKNPGYYQALLEAQHDPNLVEPICTDLNRTFPDNVQFRKTSNPCLQKALYNVLRAYAHHNAAVGYCQGMNFIAGYLLIVTKDEEKSFWLMDALLGRILPDYYSPAMLGLKIDQEVLGELVRVKSPRVWKAMVDNNVMWTLVASRWFICLFIDILPVETVLRIWDCLFYEGSKILFRVALTLIHHHRVVIEQGQSLPDICQIFKQITRGPFVEECHPFMQKIFTEPGSLSIATLTKLRAACRARIISEEKK
- the grtp1a gene encoding growth hormone-regulated TBC protein 1-A isoform X1, whose protein sequence is MRINTRAVVCSETPVRGAKEIPESELEALARTNSGSISLGKDAESTRTRREGMENNKTTSSSSYTAKDRVNRVDPYGFEHPEGFDYESYEELMSEYLVVLTQRSIKWSKLLKTKRKVQRNVKLKRYIRKGVPNEHRAMIWMVASGAREQFEKNPGYYQALLEAQHDPNLVEPICTDLNRTFPDNVQFRKTSNPCLQKALYNVLRAYAHHNAAVGYCQGMNFIAGYLLIVTKDEEKSFWLMDALLGRILPDYYSPAMLGLKIDQEVLGELVRVKSPRVWKAMVDNNVMWTLVASRWFICLFIDILPVETVLRIWDCLFYEGSKILFRVALTLIHHHRVVIEQGQSLPDICQIFKQITRGPFVEECHPFMQKIFTEPGSLSIATLTKLRAACRARIISEEKK
- the grtp1a gene encoding growth hormone-regulated TBC protein 1-A isoform X3 encodes the protein MENNKTTSSSSYTAKDRVNRVDPYGFEHPEGFDYESYEELMSEYLVVLTQRSIKWSKLLKTKRKVQRNVKLKRYIRKGVPNEHRAMIWMVASGAREQFEKNPGYYQALLEAQHDPNLVEPICTDLNRTFPDNVQFRKTSNPCLQKALYNVLRAYAHHNAAVGYCQGMNFIAGYLLIVTKDEEKSFWLMDALLGRILPDYYSPAMLGLKIDQEVLGELVRVKSPRVWKAMVDNNVMWTLVASRWFICLFIDILPVETVLRIWDCLFYEGSKILFRVALTLIHHHRVVIEQGQSLPDICQIFKQITRGPFVEECHPFMQKIFTEPGSLSIATLTKLRAACRARIISEEKK